Proteins encoded by one window of Amaranthus tricolor cultivar Red isolate AtriRed21 chromosome 4, ASM2621246v1, whole genome shotgun sequence:
- the LOC130810499 gene encoding NAC domain-containing protein 30: MDQMESCVPPGFRFHPTEEELVGFYLKRKVNSLKFDLDVIIDIDLYRMEPWDIQDKCKLGYNEQSEWYFFSHKDRKYPTGTRTNRATSAGFWKATGRDKAVFSKDKIIGMRKTLVFYRGRAPNGRKTDWIMHEYRLQTTEHAPPQEEGWVVCRAFKKPSPNHKQGYEAWNHQNNYYYIRNNTISSPSSDHNHHLTDSLNQRLTNFQHPQQSMHHPTYNNNFDHQEFISSSSNTVDLLENHLITDLPRLDSPSLSTSFAAKDHTLYDHHHQIHYQNHDHHHDHHEIISSNKWEILDSFLGDSSSQIMSENTANSHDYEIEVQNQLGGFLEECFPNL, from the exons ATGGATCAAATGGAATCATGTGTTCCACCGGGATTTAGATTTCATCCCACAGAAGAAGAATTAGTGGGGTTTTACTTGAAGAGAAAGGTCAACTCACTCAAATTTGATCTTGATGTCATCATTGACATTGATCTTTACAGGATGGAACCATGGGACATCCAAG ATAAATGCAAGTTGGGATATAATGAACAAAGTGAATGGTACTTCTTCAGCCACAAAGACCGGAAATACCCTACCGGAACTCGTACGAACCGGGCTACGTCTGCCGGATTTTGGAAAGCCACCGGCCGAGATAAGGCGGTGTTTTCGAAAGATAAAATCATCGGGATGAGAAAGACACTAGTGTTTTATAGAGGTCGTGCTCCTAATGGTCGTAAAACTGATTGGATCATGCATGAATATCGTCTCCAAACAACTGAACATGCTCCTCCTCAG GAAGAAGGATGGGTGGTATGTAGAGCATTCAAGAAACCAAGTCCAAATCACAAGCAAGGTTATGAAGCATGGAATCACCAAAACAATTACTATTACATTAGAAATAATACTATTTCTTCTCCATCTTCTGATCATAATCATCATCTCACTGATTCATTAAATCAACGGCTCACAAACTTCCAACACCCTCAACAATCCATGCACCACCCCACATACAATAATAACTTTGATCATCAAGAATTCATCTCTAGCTCATCCAACACCGTTGATCTTCTTGAAAATCACCTGATTACTGATCTTCCAAGATTAGATAGTCCATCACTTTCTACAAGCTTTGCAGCAAAAGATCATACTCtatatgatcatcatcatcagattCATTATCAAaatcatgatcatcatcatgatcatcatgAGATAATAAGCAGCAACAAATGGGAAATTTTGGATAGTTTTTTGGGTGATTCTTCATCACAAATTATGTCTGAAAATACAGCAAATTCTCATGATTATGAGATTGAAGTTCAGAATCAACTTGGAGGCTTCCTGGAAGAATGTTTTCCAAatttatag